ATGTTTcctccccagcacaccacagcatagaaaagacagctggcaaccatggtctgatagaacatctgcaggagcttcctgcagatgttaaaggacctcagcctcctcaggttGTAGAGCCAGCTTTGACccttcctgtacaggatgtctTTACCTTTACAGAAGGTAAATAAGTGAAGAATCCAAGCTGGCCATAAGCCAGGGAGCGAACTGAAGCTTTATTTCTTATGTTACCAGGGATCTACactggactgatgccaagattaggccAAGCACATACCTGACAAGTGCCAGGTGTGACAGACCTGACCATGTAGGCTTTAGACACCATCACAGCGCAGACAAACGCCATACTGACCTAATGACCGATACCGCAGCAGTGCTGTCCTTCATTAGTTTGATCTTATGCGGTGAAGTTGACTGTTGTGAATTCAGGCTAACGGAGATACTCTTGATGCACAGCTGTCACTTAGGGCAGAAAAGTAAATGGTTGGAGTGAAATAAtggctgattagatattttaacagcttttctACTCTTTTCTGGATTAAAGGAGGTGAGTAAATTAAAGTAAAAGAAGTATCTGTCATTTACACTGAGGTTTCTTATCTATTGCAAGTCactcataaacattacagacatcCTGAGCTAAACTGGCATTGCCCTCCTTCCCATGGAGGTGTAACCACCTCCAAATAGGGCTTGAGTCCTTCACCTGTGCTTCCCCTCAGGAGGTCCCACAAGGTTCAGTCCTTGGACCTCTCATGTTCGTTATTTATAGTGATGCATCAGTGTCATCTTTTTCAGACCGAGGATGAGTACATACTTTTTAGTACTCGCTTATACTGAGTCTGATACCACAGTGTAGTTTAATAAAATGTGACTCTagaattaaaaagtaaaaagaaaacagtaaaagcaCTTCCTTAGCTGAGCTTAGTTAGTTAGCGATGAGggaactgctgctctgtttgctTCTGAGGCCGGACACTGTGAAAGAGTAGATGTGTACAGATTTAAGGAGACGTAAAGCAGCTCATATTAAAGCTGCTGTATTTGATATTGATCAGAGGAGATGGACGCAGACTGTGTTCCTCATCTGCTGATCTTTGAGCTCATGACTTCAGCATGTAGCTTTGCGCTCTGAGCTACAGAACCGCTGTGCTCTGAGATCACCGCTGAACaatgttctgtgttttgtctgtgttttgtgcAGATTGTGGTTTTGGGGTGCAGAAATATCTGGTGCGCTTGTTGACCTTCCTGCCCGGCACCACGATAGCGCAGGTGACCTGCACTCCGCAGCTTTTATATGAAGTTGGAAGAACAGCCGCCACCATGGACACCATTCTGCTGCAGGTAAGAACCACAGATTAAAGATCCTTCAGCTAAAGACTAAATCAGTTGAGGCACAATGTGCTTCATTCGCTAAGATCAGCTGAGACACTCAGGTGATAATGTAGCTCCAACatgatttacatatttaatttagtGTATGCAAAATGCTATTTTACATAAATGCTAATGTACAGTTGCTGACTGTTGGGGTATAAGACACCAAATGTGTCtcgactgactacatttggtgTAAGGGGGGattttaaaggtgaattccaccAATTGTACACAATTTCTGTATAGTACAGtgtcagacgtctttacagtggtggtgatgggaaccaggtgtcgccatgactacaacacagatatagacactttatttactatccagaaccaccagagaacctacacgagtcttctgagctcatatggaatgttgatgatggaaaacagtggaaaatctggaataatgagttttctttggggactattttgccgcacagcgccctgcatgtctccctccaccatgaatggagttgaagttctctaaactctcataaaacagcgtctcagtcatcaggcagtgaattcagaaccagttcatatAATACAGTTTTGTGTTGAAAGGGAGCAGATTTTgaaaagtttaattttttgcatgtttttagtgtctgtctgtttgttgtgttgttgtttttgttgtttgttgatcGTCGTGCAGATGGAGCATCCGCACCTGAGGGCTCTTCAGAGGGAGAACTTCATCTGGAGATTAGCGAGTGTTCCTCTGTTAGAGCAGTTCTTGTCTGTCCTGGATGGAGATCCGCTGCAGGAGGTGGTGAAGAAGGTTATTGAACAGTTCAAAACCCGTGTGGTGCCGAAGCTGAACTCCTTCCGCAAATGTAAGAATGATGTAATAATTTCCTGCCTGAACCAGCGAGTCCAATTTAGAATTTacggtgccagaatgtaactgctgcaccatttaaggcggaaagGAAAATTCGAATGAAAAGCTGACAATTACGAAGCCACCTTTACTAGGACACTGGAGGAAAGGCGTGCAGTCAGCACCAGCCAGTTGGTGGAGTGGAAGCTTCTATTAGCTCCAtgagcctcatagctccagacttcagacaccaaacacatctgggctgatcgactacatttgcaCTAATTATATGTTTCACTGAACTGTCGCTTTAACGAGTCTCTCCCTCGTCCTGCAGGTATTAACCACGGAGACTTTAATGAACAGAACATTCTGGTTGAACCGGATGGACCGTCCAGCTACAGGATCAGTGGCATTCTGGACTTTGGAGATATGAGCAGCGGGTATTTTGTGTTTGAGCTGGCCATCACCATCATGTACATGATGATCAAGAGGCCCAGGCCGTTAGCGGTGGGGGCAGCGGTGTTGGCGGGCTGGGAGAGCGTAATTCCCCTGAATCCAGAGGAGAGAGACGTGCTGTACCTGCTGGTTCTGAGCCGCTTCTGTCAGTCTCTGGTTCTGGCTCACTACACTGTTCTCCAGCAGCCCGAAAACGAGGAGTACCTGATGGTCACGGCAAGGCCTGGTGcccagctgctgcagctgctctgGGAGACGGGCAGAGGCGAGGTGGAGAAGATCTGGTTCAGCGGCGCCGCAGAGTTCATACAGAACAGCCTTAGAACAGACGGAGTTAATAACTAGTAGAACTGGAGGAGACTTTTAATCTGAGTCTGAGTTTATTCAGCCTCTCATATTATTCAGTGTTAAAACGCCTTGAAGGGCCAttatcatggaaaactaaaGTGCTGTAGCTCCATCTATTCAGTTTatagtagtttagccccacccattcagctacagcagtttagccccgcccattcagcctgcagtagtttagccccgcccattcagcctgcagtaatttagccccacccattcagctacagcagtttagccccgcccattcagctacagcagtttagccccgcccattcagcctgcagtagtttagccccgcccattcagcctgcagtagtttagccccacccattcagctacagcagtttagccccacccattcagctacagcagtttagccccacccattcagcctgcagtagtttagccccaccagaAAGCACTCTGGGCCAAAACACTTCAGCGTGAAttttttagtcccacaacgagaaaatttcacctccgtgtttaacccgtccgtgcaatgaaacaccacatacacactagtgaacacacacactagggggcagtgagcacacttgcccggagcggtgggcagccctatccacagtgcccagggagcagttgggggttaggtgtcttgctcaagggcacctcagtcatgtattgtcagctcaggggatcgaatctgtgaccttccggtcacaggggcggttccctgacctccagcccgtGGCTACCCCacttatattttttatatactcCATCAGACTCTCAATAAGATTTCCATGATAAGGGCCCTTTAATGTGAGGAGACGTCCTCCGTCATAAAGAAATTAATCAGTTTGTTAATTTCCTTCCATTATTTTCTAATTTAAGTCTCTTCCACTCCAGCCTGCACTCCTCACACAGGTTAATAGGAAAGTGACACTAATCATATCTGCAAAGGGAACAGCATTAATATTAATCAGGATTCTATGGGGTGGAGAGTTTCAGTGCTGCGTGTGAAGGAGCTGTTTGAACAGTCTGATGAGCGGCTGATCGAAATGACTGAACTGTGATGGTTTTTGATGCTTGAATATTTAATGCAGATTTGAGAACAGAAGCTGAGATGAGGTTGACTTTTCAGTGCCAAAGCTTTATACTAGTGAATTTACCTCCTTAATCGCCAGCTTATTCTGcagtaccatttaaggtggaacggaaaatttaaACAACAAGCTGGCTAGTAAAGAGCTTTGTGCCTCAGACCGTGCAGTGTTGTTGAGTAATCTGTAATAGACTGACTCTAGTGTCAAACTAAAGAGATAAATCTTCAACCATCTCacattaattatttagtaatattatattatatataatgtaatatatataaaagtaataTTACAGTCACAGTATGTAGTAAATGAGTGCTGTAGTAAGTTAATGCTGTGGTTCAGTCCTGCTCCTCTTGTTCCACTGCTCCTTACATTTTAGATTTCTTCtggctcccaacacacctgatccaattacacacctgatccaattaACCAACTAATCAACTACTTAACTCTTCCTGTGGTACCCTGCCACTTTACCATCTACCATTTTCTGACTTAAACATCCAACAAAGACATAAAAGGACACGCAGAACATTTTCAGAGCAGCAGTACAGCAGCAGCTCCAGGTAGAACTGGACAATATGATATTTTATCCTTATCATGATAAATTCTGTCACAGTATGCTGTTATTTTCAGCCATACAAGACCagattcctctctctctgaatgggGAGAGACCAAAATACTCCAAACTGAAGGTCAGattaccatttaaaactgatttgAAAACCTCTGGGGTCAACAAATTCACATGCATTTCAAGTTCtctgttgtctgtctgtctctgtgtgatGATCTATCTCAGAATTCCAGTTCTTCCTGgatccgtagagccgccctttccattccatctcatcacgagatcctttgagactcacatccagagttatgagcctatgaagaggggctgagatacacgtcacctgcctctcaccgtgtggagctggtggatttgtgtgtccgtctacattctgtgtgaaactgactgacggacactcaggagatcactaaggactgaccgtcacgccggaaacccttcattcttcattcagtccacacaGGAGACTCgcgtgaaacggcgtcagagagtttccagctgctgaagctgctgcagcgggtttggaaagtagtgatgaagataacggagcgtttagatttGAAACAGATGAGGATCACGTTCTaagaagaacctttagaggagagtttaagaagataTGAACAAATGGAGAGAGGATGCCTGACTGACTGAGGATGGCCTCTCATTGGCTACACCTCAGGTTGTGTTCTGTGTGGTATTTGAGGGTCTTAAGCTCGATCCAGTCAGCTGTTAGTGTAATTCTGACTAATCTTACTGTCTAATAAAAAAATCCTGCTTTATATGAGCAGGATTAATGACCGTGATCTGCTTTGAGGGAGTAATTatgtgttctatacagaacctttttgaaaatttcGCCATCAGTCTGAGGAATCATTTCACTGTGCAGAGAACCATGTAAGTgagtagatggttctataagtGGTTaagtttctatatagagctattttcttcactaaagaatcCAGAAGACCGTCTTTGTTACGAGTCTAATGGTTGTAACGATACGCTGATGTATTGATATGATGATGCTCAGTGATGtgatacattttcaataaaagaaAATCTGTTATGAACTCTTCTGTGTGTGCCTGTGGCCATGTGGCGTGGAGTAGAGGACGAGTGCCATTTGTTTACTTTCACCTTTTTGCCTGGTTTAAATCGGGAAGATAAACGTGCAGCTTTTTgcgtttttgtttcatttgatttttgagGTTCAGTTAATTTTAAAAGCTTTAGTTGTTTAGTTTGCTGTTTTGGTGCACGCTTCTCCCTGAAGTCATCTTTCACCTCCAGCTTAGCCTTTTGTCATTGAGAACTTTCaggaaattaaaaataaacattatgtcACGCATCCCTCTGGCTCCAGCTCGCACATGGGCTTCATGTCCCAGAATCATGTGGGATTGACTGTTGGACTTCCACCATCGTCCAATCACTGTTCACAAACACTAGAATACTGATGTGTTGCACTTGCTCTGTTTGTCATATGACCAGTTTGGTGTAGTTCAAAAGCCAGAGCTTTTGGTTACTTTGCAAGGTAGTGCTTCTTGTTGAAGAGCTTCTGAGCCTTCCCTTCCCTTTCCCAACCTTCCCTTActttcattttccaaccttccCATCCCTTCCCTCACCTTACTGACCTTCCCTTCCTTTCCCtttcccttcccttcccttcccttcccttcccttcccttcccttcccttcccttcccttcccttATCTTCCCTTGCCTTCTCTTACCTTCCCTTCACAACCTTGTTGCTAGATTTCTTGTATTTTCCTCTTTGCCATTTTGGGTCTGGTTGCTTTTGttatgtttattcttttttgtcttttggctcttttggatttgacccATGTCTGTTCACCGATTCTGGTTCTTGTCAAGCcccatttctgtttttactgtgaGCATCTGGCTGgttctgtcacattacacaTGAGCTGGTGTTAAAGAGGTGTCCAGTGTTTGGTCACAGCCCAGTCTTATTGTCTGTTAAGGCCTGACCCTAGACTGGGTCATAACAAACCACACTGTATTTACTCATTCATTTATAATtgcattcattaattcatttgttcattcacccactcactcacttacagacagacagtctgGTCCCCAAAATCAGAGTGGAGTGTTTTAGCACAATTACAGAAAGTGATTTCAGTGCATGTAGATTGTGAGTAGTTCAGCTGCAGCTCAGAGCATTTGGCCcattatgtttatatttgtgtcTTTTGGGGTAAAACTGTCTTAACTGAACACTAAATGTCAACACATCACAAATAATAACTGCAAATTATTTTCCttccaaaacagaaaaatgtttatTGATATGTGCATCAAGACATGCGGACAGTATAGTGAACTGAGTGAGGTTGGGAACAACTGGAAGATTTATTTTTGAGAATTTGAGAATTTGAAGAACGTCAGCACATAACTGTCACgctgtatacagtactgtgcaaaagtcagagcacccccccccccc
This Pygocentrus nattereri isolate fPygNat1 chromosome 15, fPygNat1.pri, whole genome shotgun sequence DNA region includes the following protein-coding sequences:
- the hykk.2 gene encoding hydroxylysine kinase, which produces MSVKESKPNLTVSQATDITGRLFGLTVSSIRPLPSYDDQNFHVVSSEGGQYVLKVMNLADSQNLPLLEVQTHTMNFLWQRGLPAQTAVPTVTGQLMSLEEIDCGFGVQKYLVRLLTFLPGTTIAQVTCTPQLLYEVGRTAATMDTILLQMEHPHLRALQRENFIWRLASVPLLEQFLSVLDGDPLQEVVKKVIEQFKTRVVPKLNSFRKCINHGDFNEQNILVEPDGPSSYRISGILDFGDMSSGYFVFELAITIMYMMIKRPRPLAVGAAVLAGWESVIPLNPEERDVLYLLVLSRFCQSLVLAHYTVLQQPENEEYLMVTARPGAQLLQLLWETGRGEVEKIWFSGAAEFIQNSLRTDGVNN